Sequence from the Cucumis sativus cultivar 9930 chromosome 1, Cucumber_9930_V3, whole genome shotgun sequence genome:
tccaattggatttcttttttgtaattcacCAATAATAGGGTGGTTGGAGATTTCCTCTATTTCATTAATCAATGGCATTGTTTCTTCTATACAAAAAACATTGCTATATCTAACACTTGATgcataaaaatgattttgtgtATGTAACAAGGAAAATATATTGTCACACATTTTGATATGGCAATAGAGAAGATAGCCTCCTGTGTTTGCacaaaatgaatgaaagaaaagcaaTCACGACAGTTCCAGCCTTCCAAGATATCTGGAGCGCTCCACAAAAAGCCAGATGACTACCTCCTTATTCTTGTTATACTACTTCCCTATATATGCTTCTAACAGATTGCCTTCCTAGAGATCACATATTCCctacaacaaaatattaacttcTGGCACATGTAACTATTCCTCCCTCATTCACGTACTTTCCTTCGTACACCCTGCTCCTTGCGCAAATGAGACGGCTTTTCTTCTCTGCCTGCCACATCTCCATTCACATCTCTTGTGATGGATTATTGTGGACCAATACATAATTCCAGAGAAGTACGGTATGAGATTGTTTGAAGTTTAAACGATAACATAAAAGAATTTGGCAACAGAACTCATGCACTAAGCACAGGCCCTAAATATCACAAATCATGCATTAAAAACAGACCTTTCTTGCAACATCCATACCACTGAGGTCATCACGTGGATCTGCAACAGTGACATTATATAAAACTCGTTAAGTACattgaattttcttattatagatatataatgTACAACACTGTAACAAGTGTTTGCACGAGTGCACATCTTTTTGTACTCGAACATCAGCTCCATCTAAAAGTACAAACCTAATAAGCTAGAAAAAGGAAGGTGGGTTGAGTAAGTGGAAATCACTAGCTACCCTACCCAATATGGAGGGTGTCAACCGGAGTAGTAATGTCCCAGTCCTTGGCAAATTCAAGCattcataaaatcaaaattttaacacTGTGGAGAGACTAAATGTTCTCTTGTGACGAGTGATTCATCCAGAGACTGGTTTCTTGGCAATATTATGGCCTTGCTCACTCAACCATGGTCGAGGAACAAAACTAAAGGGAAAGATATTTAGTGATGGGGCCACAAAAGCCAtcttaatttgaaaagaatgattctgtagttttccttttcctaACAGCAAGTAAtgattcatttctttcatgtcGTGAATTAAATGTAAAGATACTACTtgtaaagttatttttttaaataaaaataactaattgaAATATTACTATAAACCTGGTTCTGTGTAGCCTAGGCTTTTAGCAACTTTAACAACTTGGCTCAAAGGCTTTCCTTCTTCAACTTCGCTCATTATGTACCCAAGTGTACCTTAACAAACATACAGGATGAAAACATTAATATTGCCTGAATAAGAAAGATATGATCAAAGAATTTCACTAATACCACAAATCCTTGGGAGAAACATAGTATTGgtgtataaaagaaattatgcaTTGAAGAATTTGATACCACTCAAACTCCCAATGATGTGATGGACAGGATCTCCAGAAGATAGGATACGAGTTAAGGAAGCTATAACAGGAAGGCCAGCACCAACCTATCACAAGAAAATCAAGTATTATATAATTGCATAAATTACTTCCCACTTATACACTCATTGCTCAATCAGGGAACATGGTACATCATTCCAGCGTAAGTTAGAAGCAATTAGTATTTCTTCAAGGAAGTAAATTTCACCTCAATCTTACATTCTTACTCAAAGCCCTAAATGAAATGATGAACGAAAAAGTGGCATCCAAGCTTTCagtttttagaataataaaaataaatcaaaacacGTTTTgctaattattttatgaagtATCCAATGATAAGgcataaaaataattttgacaaaagaaacaattttctGCTTTGGAGGCTTGTCCTGTAGAACTTTTATACAATAAAACTATTACTATTTAGAACGTTATTTGGTGGTTGGAAAATATGAAGGATAGCATGCAAATTTTTTCGTATTTCAACAACAAATGGGTGGGGTATGAGGGGATACAGACATCTAGCcttttaattgataatatgTATCTTAACCAGTTAAGCAATGCTCATGTTAGGTTATTGTGCAacaatttacatatttatgaTGTTCTAAGGCAAAAAAAGAATCCTAAGAATTattcctccattttttttctctctttgatACAGGTCCAAGAGTGAAACCCATTCAAATGGTTAAAGTATATAaaagtaactttttttaatatccaaAGAGAACAGCTTTCCGTATTGTTGTTCTAAAGGTTCAAGTATAAAACAGTAACTTTGTTGAATCATATCATGTCTTTGTGTTGATCTTCCAACTAGCTACCAATTATACAAATATTCCACTTGTTAGGAACCTCAACTGACTAGGCCATGGTGTCATGCAAATTTTGGTAAAACGTATTACATTCCCCTTCAGAGACATTGCAAGTCTGTCACAACTCTTTGACATGCTTTCTTTCAATTGCAAATTCTTcaccaagaaaaaaattcttaaacatAAATCCGATATATTACTTACAGTTGATTCATGTCGAATACGACGAGGGTGCATAATCAGTTTGTTAAAATCCTCCTGCAaccacaaaataataaatattttaaattttctattatttaggCTTTTCAGCCAATATCTCAAAACaatatacaagaaaataattgcCAGGCATCTCTCCATAAATTCATCAAGATCCTTTTGACAATGATAGTGAATGTAAGCACATATCCCTTGCAAAAGGCTTTGTGACCTAACACATTGGTCCCTTCCACAGTTTCCTGACCCcttaaaatctcaaaattcaGTGTTGGCGAATTTTGAAAGAGTAGATTAATTTGGTAGTCAAGGAACTTGAGGAaccttttctcattttaagAGAATGGCAATGATATTGGTCAATaccaaaactttaattaaaaagaaaaaggatggaCGTAGCCTAGGGATCTCAATTgaccaaaatcaaaatgttgctgcattttatttattgaagaCAAAAGTGTGTATTACGATTGTAGAAGTCAAAGGCTTCTTATTTGCCAAGACAATGCAACAACCCAAGTCAACCACTTGCTTTAACAGATTAACAGTGTCAGAACTGGCAGAGCAATCAACACAGGTGAGACCTACAACAatagatgaagaaaatattgaaataagtaaaaataaatcgAAACACAGCGTATGAGAGTGGAACTAGCATTCAAATGGTGTGAGATACAGTACGAGGGAACGCTCAAGGACCAAGATTGTACTCAACTAAAATGTTTAGCAGTTCACATAAACCACAAACCTGTCGATTTACCAAGAAGAGTCGCAATATCAATGACTTTTTTAGTCGCTTCTGTGTTCAAGAATAGTTTTCTCTCACCTGCCAAAAGATATCTCATTCAAAAAACATAGATTGATGATGAATGatatgaaatatattaaacCTTGCCCAGTGTGCCCCATTTTCAATTCTATGAAGCCTAGATAAATAACAGCTCATGGATCATTCTTTCAAACGCCTAGAGATGCATTGAGAATGAGATCTATGATGCTatctttcaaaagtttgacTTGAAAGGCAGTGAAGAGTTTTTCACATTTCCAGGAAAGGATAGATTTGGGGGAATGTTTATTATGCAGCTTCCCCTTGGAAACTTTTTAACCAAAAATCTTCGTACCAgtatgtatttaaaataaaactaaattcttTTGTGATTAGTGGTAACATAAggaattttaattcttttggttatattggtttgttttattttttagaaaaacaagaTATGACGCTTTTcgttaagaaaatgaaaagagactaatgctaGAGGAAACAAAACCTAAAAGGAGTAACGGAGCACCAAGTaacaatacaaaacaaaacaaatacaacCACTAACAGagaacataaagaaaaaatatgaaggacaaaaacaagaacataACCAAGAAAATTAACCCAAACAGTAAACACTAAataggaaaaatgaaagagttcCAGTTTCTGTAAATATCCTGAATGGAGAATTCTTTTGGAGTTTTGGTGATATTGCTTGATTATcttttttgtacttttcacagtttattaaaataatctttGTTCCAAAGCTATAAATATTCATTAGTTGATATAGGAGAAGGAATAAAGGGAAAACTTAAAAGAGGGCATGGCCTAGAGACAGCCTCCAAAAAATAAGCAAGCTAAAAATAATGCTATCCAACCACCAAAACAAGTTAAGTATACCCCAAAATCAGATTACTATATCATAGTTCATTAATATTAgaagtttatatatacacacacaatgtgtgtgtgtgtgtgtgtatgagATGTATTATAACTTGAAGTAACATTGGCAATTTATACgctgttttgtttttcaccATCTCTACTAGATTAAGAAGTGAGGAATTACCAAAATTACTAAGATCGGATAAAGAGCCACCGCCCAACTTGATACGGCAAGTTTCCAATAAAATCTTGTCATTTAACTCGGTTGTGAGTACATCAGATGCAACAACTAGTGATCTACTATCACCAACCCCTATAACCCGCAAGTGGACCCCCTGCAAgcaaatttgtcaaaattttctaaagttCGAGTATAAAGGATGAAGCAATCATGAATTATTTACCTCAAAATTGAAGGTGAAAcataacttaaataaaaataccaaCAAGTTTGCCTCAATGAAAACATGCTCATTTACTCCTAGGTATCCCATGTTCTAATCtaaatacctttttttttctttttatccaAAGCAACAGATCATGTATAACTCATAAACATAGCTTCTAGGTGAGGGGTGATTCATATGTTCAGAGTGCCTACATCAACTTTCAAAGAGCATCAttgaagatttatttattcttcagCTTCAAGATTGAAGCAAGGCCGCACAACTGACTAATTGGGTGTGTCAATGTAAAGCCTAAGGGAGTGTTTGGGGCAAAGTGGAGTTGTGAACTCCAAAGGGTCGTGAAATTTGGAGCCCCACAGTGTAAAGAAGGcataaaattgatgtttttagtCACAAGCCCACGAACTCCTTGGGCCAAACAAGGAGTGGTTCATAACTCCACACTTTCCAACTCCTACTTCACCGACATCTTGGTCCAAACACCCTCTAAGGAATTCTAGGTATCTAGTAACACATTTAGTGAGACAGGAAGCCATTTgctagatattatattaaatttaccctCACCTACTAAGTTAAGCTTTTGGGTCGATTGGTGATTTAAATAGTATAAGAGCAGATAGTCTAGGGGGGTCCCGTGTTCTAGCTTCTACATAGTTGTTTCCTCCCCATTTAATAGATCCATTTGTTGTATCTTTCTTCATAATTCAAGCCCACTTTTGAGATAGATTCTTTGTAAATAAAGCATGGgatgatgaatttgaaaatacaagaGCTTATAGGCAAGCTCGCCTATTTTCTGATCACTTCCCTATCTTGCTTAAGGCTGGTTCCTTAAGCTGGGACCCTCCCACTCCAGGTTTTTGTACCAACCCTCTACTGAGAGATTAGCACCTTGATTTACTGAGAACAAAATGGACTGGCTCCTTTCGGGAGAGAGTCATCTCAAAACTTGAAAGAATCCTTAGGATTTTTTTTGGGAGGGGCAGAAAGGTAGTAGAATTAATCACCTTGTTAGATGGTAAACAGTCGCAAGAGATTTGGTGGATGAAGGTCTTGACTTAGGAGGCTATAAAGCAAGAAATATGGCCCTTTTAGCGGAATGGGGCTGGAGATACTTGGAGGAAGAAGATTCTCTGTGGTGCAAAGTGGTAAGAAGCATACATGgcaaagatatttttaattggCACACTACaggcaaagaagaaaaatgtttgagaAGCCCATGGGTCAGCATTTCCAGATCATGGCTCAAAATAGATGCTCTAACAACTTTTAGATTGGGAAATGGTAGAAGGCCTTTTGGCTAGATCCATGGGAGAGTGAGATTCCTCTTCCTTCCCTCGACTTTAAAAATTGCCATACTCCCCAATGGCTCGATTGCTGATCACTGGGACTTTTCAATGGCATCATGGTCAATTATTTTCCATTGTTTACTAAAAGATGAGGACATCACAGAATTCCAATCACTTCTCAGCAAAATTGCATATAAAAGCCCTTCGGAATCTCAACAGTTGGGTATGGTCTTTAAATGGCAGTGGGAAGTTCATGGTAAAGTCCCTTACGCATCACTTATCCCCCTCCTCCCCTTTGGACAAACCTCTTTCTAAAGCCATTTGGAAATCCGGCTAGCCCGAGAAGGGTGAATATTCTGTTTTGGATTATGATGGTGGGAAATTTGAACGTATCCTCAGTTATGCAACATAAACTGCCTACAGATGCCTCTCCCCTCCATTTGCCTGTTGTCTACGGGACAAAGAAGACCCACTGCACCTATTCATTTTCTGCAAATATTAGGCTTCATGTTGGGAAAGTCTGTTAAAAGAGTTCAATCTATCTTGGGTTTTTGGAGCAGATTTTAAAGACAATGTGAAGGCCTTATTAAGAGGATCCAACTTGCATAAAGAAGCCACACTACTTTGGGAAAATGCTGTGAAAACTATCTTGGCAGAAATAGGGTTTGAAAGGAATCAAAGAGTCTTCCATGATAAATCGATGGGCTGTTTTGATCGCTTTGATATAGCACACAAAAATGCTTCTTCTCGGTGCACCCTCTCAAAACTTTTTGGAAGCTACTCAATTCTAGATCTCAACTTAAATTGAAGGGCTTTTATCTTTCCACCTTATTTTTGttgctttcatttctttcGTTTGATTTCTTCTCTATTATGGTTACTTCTTTTTGTGTCAAACTCCTCATTAGTCATGAACTAGTAAAGACTCATTATTATGACTTagttttgagtttgttttcccatttttgtttttgttattatggATATGATGAGGTCTCTAAGGGGGTGTCAAACCCATAAGTGAGGGGGAGTggttagatattatattaaatttaccctCACCACTAGCTCAAGCTTCTAGgtcaattggtgatttaagatggtattCGAGCAGGTGGTCCAGAGAGGTCCTATGtttgattttcacttgtttgGTCTTTCTTGATATTTCAAGCCCAGAAGTGAGGACGAGtgttacatatttaattaaatttgttgtcactcactagcttaagcttttgggtcgattggtgatttaagaccACTTGGCCTACaatggtaaaataaaatatataaatacataaaccaAAGTGAGTTCAGGCTTGTAACTCAACCTGATTGTATGGTAGCTTGAACCAAGTGAGACCAAGAGTTCAAAACTTGACCTATGTGAGATGAATTGTTTTCTTGCTCGACCCGAATTGTCTAGCcaatgcacacacacacaaacaaaaaaaaactcaagGACATATCTGTCTGTAAGGTGGGATTGTATTTTAACCCCAACCTAACACATCCCACGCTGTTGTAATTGTAGTGACACCACAACCACTCATAGAAGTCACTGAATCACCTACAAT
This genomic interval carries:
- the LOC101221069 gene encoding uncharacterized protein LOC101221069, encoding MKTIPLILMGCGGVGRQLLHHIVSCRPLHAKQGVHLRVIGVGDSRSLVVASDVLTTELNDKILLETCRIKLGGGSLSDLSNFGERKLFLNTEATKKVIDIATLLGKSTGLTCVDCSASSDTVNLLKQVVDLGCCIVLANKKPLTSTIEDFNKLIMHPRRIRHESTVGAGLPVIASLTRILSSGDPVHHIIGSLSGTLGYIMSEVEEGKPLSQVVKVAKSLGYTEPDPRDDLSGMDVARKALILARLLGQQINLSDIKVESLFPKEMGPDVMPINDFLDSGVLALDSDIQERVTKASSRGNVLRYACVIESSSSRCEVGLQEFPKDSPLGRLKGSDNVLVVYSRCYNERPLVIQGAGAGNDTTAAGVLADILDLQDLF